The genomic DNA AGGAACTAAGCTAAACAAAAGAAGTAACTCTTCTTGAAGGTTTATCACAATTTCTACCATGATAGAAGTTCAAGAAGAGGACAAACAAATAAGCTAAAACAATTTGTACATCAAGTGAGTGCCCTATCCATGAATATCATCTATACTAAATCAGAAGACCAGCATATTGCAGGTCATGTGATAGGCAAGTCTGGATAAAAAGTCTAGGAAGTTTGACATGCCACAACATATGTTCAATCTTTAATCTCCAAGTTTGTTTCAATCTTGGCAAAATGAGAAATGGGTAGTGGAACAATGTTGGTCCTACGTAGTAAGGGTGGAtacaaaccaaactaaacttaaacACCTCTTGTTCGAGTTcagcttgaataaaaaatggtatgatttgagtttagtttgagtataccgagccaaaattaagtttagatcaagtttgactcgaataaaaaataattcggtTTGGTTTGATTCGAGCTCATCTTGATTTTATAACTCGAATCAATGGATAGTAActcaatttgacttaaattcattgtttaaatttatgacttgaatttatagctCAAGTTCgtggtttattaataaaatgacattattttatctaaataatattcacAATTGTTGATTTGAGCTacaaattcaaatcatcaattcgaatTATGAATTAGAATTAATTCAagccacaaatttaaattactaattcgagttataaatttgaattgaacttaaactAAACAGAACTAAACATCTATTGGatcaagtttggtttggtttaaaaaatgagtcagATTTTCGACTTAGATTcggttcaaatttaaatcaaacaaattcaaactaaaccaattttttaaatcaaatcgatTCGAATCATATTTAAGACTACTACTGGGATGACCTTAAATCTTCATGTATTAGTGTTCCACCTTATTGGAACAATTGTTTATTCtttattgttcatttttatcttaaacttGGGAGCAGTAAATAGCTTGAGGAATTCTTGTGTGTTAAAAGCAGATTTTATGCATTTTCATATTATAGTTGTgactttatataatataatgccttagaattttgttagttttttacaCACTTATTTTActagttttttttattcattaaaacaCCCCAAGATAgcataaattttcataaatcattattttatttaagtctcATTGGAGtgtataagaataaaaattattttaataatatatattttattattaatattattttatttgatttatcaataataaataattttgataatattttattattaatattaatatgatgataatatagaaaataatttaattatcgtatcaaattattttttttaattaatataataattaacataaaaaatatttaaaaaaatttatacatgaaaatattttaaaaaataatatcatagcaaaaacaaatttatttttaattaaaaaaaaaaagaaggttaaCTTATAGAGAAAAATTTGGGGTGGAGCCATTAGACACCCTTTTGCAAAAATCATTTCACTGGTACTTCCACCCACACGCCACCAACTTATACCAGTCCActccaaaaaccctaaacccttctACAAATTCAGAAACTCGACTGCCCTTCAAATTTTTTACTCCTCTCCACCGAAAACAACCAAGCCAGCAGACGAGAAAACAAAATGAGGTTACGGTTGTTGGCTTCGAGGGCAATGAGGCCCCCCAAGTCTTCCAATTTTAGAATGTGTGCGCGCTCTGTTGTCACTAAACCTGTACGCCAATCACCGGAATCTTCGTCGGCCGAAGCCCCTGCCCAACCAGATTTTCCGCCGCGAACCCTCGTCAAAATCCCCACAGGTTTACAAGCTTGTGAAGTGGCCGGCGTTGATATTTCCCAATTTTGTTATCATGGTAGACTCTCTATTGCTAGAAATTGCCCTATGTGTCTCGTTGATACCGAGAAATCGTCCAAGCCTGTTGGTTCTTGCGCCGTGCCTGCTCTTTCAGGTTCGATATTCGCTCTTcgtttatggatttttttttttataagttccCCTAATATGTGATTATaggttattgattttttttgttccaTAATCTGAATCAGTGtaactaattttatttctatgttAGAATATGCGTATTGGTTATCATTTGCCATCACGGTTGATCAATGatttctttagttttttaaaattcttttcgTGTGTTTGCTGTTTCATTTCTGGCTTTTATGATTTATCATGTAAAGTTTAGTTGGTTTTTTAGTTGAttggtttttgaaattattgttttttaagagTTGGCGTTGTTGACTATGTGTGtggttttattttaaagaaCTTTAGTTTTCGATATGGGTTTATTATCCGGATTCTTCGTGCAGTTTCTGATAGAGGCCTATCCACACTGAGATTATTTTACCATTCATCATattcttcttcaaaattttcaattttttctgcTGGAAGAAGAGGCCTTTCCTCCCATGCTAATATGAAAAGTGGTGGGTATGAAGATGACTTGGAAGAAGGTTTTTCAGAACTTGAAACAGCTGCTAGTGAGGCAGTGCAAGAGAGCAatattgaagatgaaaatgatgacGAATTAATTTCTGAGCCTGAGCCATCAGGtgataatgatgataatgatgatccTGCTCAAAGTGATCTAGAATCATTAGATACCGAGAGTGATTCAGCTGAGAAAATGTCTCGAAAGAATAGGATGTTCTCAGAATTGTTCAAAACCATCATTGCTGCTCCAGGTCTGTCAATTAGTAGTGCCCTTGATAAGTTTGCTGAAGATGGAAAAGATTTGAGCCGTGCAGAGATTTCAGCGGCAATGCTCAATCTTCGTAATCGTCGAATGTATGGGAGGGCCTTGCAGGTGATTGATATACTGCTATTCTGAATATGAACTTTATAGCTATTGCTGTCATTGGTATTATTCTATCTGTCGCTGAAATCTACAGTTTTTGTGTCTACTTCCATATATCACATAGCCATCATAATATATCTGCATCCTTTGTGTATGCTGTGTATGTACATATGCCACATGGccatattatttattcatttgtgtgtataaatacacatttttttgctgttgaaaattttcaaacacagCTGTTGCATGATGGTTTGATTTTGATCATTTTCTGGTAATATTCTTTCCTTCATAAATCATTCTTTAGAATTGACTTCACTTATATGTGTTTGATATTACATACATCATTTTTCATTCTCTTCTTCACATTTCATGTATCAAAATGCCACTGTCAAATCCCGTAAAATTGCTTGCTTGTAGGTTTTGTATACAAATTCAGAGAATGTCAGTCACAATTAGTTCACAAAAGGGTTTTGTATAAAATGAGAAATTGATCTTCTTTGGATTtctgtattattaaatattctGGATACGGGAAGCTATTGAATAGGAAGTTTGTTGGTTTATGAGAGTTGATCCTCCTGTTAATCTACATTTATAGAAGTTTAGCATATCTATTTTATGGTGCTGATATGTGTGCATGTGTGTGTATGTCTATGGATATGTGTATTTGTGTTGTATATATCTGTGTATCAGCATAAATGTATATATCTATATTCTCAGTGATCCTTTAATATTTACACAAATTATGATACCAATTGTGATTCATTAAGCTGCAATATTAACGATGTCAAATATAATGTAAACAGAAAAAAGTGCATCGATCAAATGATTCACAATTTTTCTCATGATATAGATTGTGATAAatgttcatatatttatttgtttgtcttGATTCATGTTATTTTGTGAAGGCATAGTGCTCTTTTTCCGTGTCTGAGCCTTAGCTCAGAATtaaacattttgtttatattacaGCTCTCAGAGTGGTTGGAGGCAAAGAAGCAGCTTGACTTTGTTGAGCGAGATTATGCTTCTCGTGTTGATTTAATTGCAAAGGTACGTGGCATCTGGAAGGCAGAACAATATATTCAGAAGATCCCAAGATCTTTCAGGGGGGAGGTAGTCTACCGAACCCTGCTTGCCAACTGTGTTGCTGTCACAAATGTGCAGAAAGCGGAAGAAGTTTTCAACAAAATGAAGGACCTGGGATTTCCAATCACCTCATTTGCTTGCAACCAGCTGCTGCTTCTTTATAAGAGAgttgacaaaaagaaaatagctgacatcttatttttaatggagaaagaaaatgtcaagCCCTCCCTCTTCacttataaaatcttaatagaCACCAAAGGTCAATCCAATGACATAACTGGGATGGATCAAATTGTTGAGACAATGAAGGCTGAAGGCGTGGAACTTGACATAAGCACACAAGCCATCTTGGCAAGGCACTATGTTTCTGGTGGGCTGAAAGAAAAAGCAGAGTCTATGTTGAAAGAGATGGAAGGAGGCAACCTAAAGGAGCACCGTTGGGCCTGCC from Mangifera indica cultivar Alphonso chromosome 16, CATAS_Mindica_2.1, whole genome shotgun sequence includes the following:
- the LOC123199448 gene encoding pentatricopeptide repeat-containing protein At1g80270, mitochondrial-like, whose amino-acid sequence is MRLRLLASRAMRPPKSSNFRMCARSVVTKPVRQSPESSSAEAPAQPDFPPRTLVKIPTGLQACEVAGVDISQFCYHGRLSIARNCPMCLVDTEKSSKPVGSCAVPALSVSDRGLSTLRLFYHSSYSSSKFSIFSAGRRGLSSHANMKSGGYEDDLEEGFSELETAASEAVQESNIEDENDDELISEPEPSGDNDDNDDPAQSDLESLDTESDSAEKMSRKNRMFSELFKTIIAAPGLSISSALDKFAEDGKDLSRAEISAAMLNLRNRRMYGRALQLSEWLEAKKQLDFVERDYASRVDLIAKVRGIWKAEQYIQKIPRSFRGEVVYRTLLANCVAVTNVQKAEEVFNKMKDLGFPITSFACNQLLLLYKRVDKKKIADILFLMEKENVKPSLFTYKILIDTKGQSNDITGMDQIVETMKAEGVELDISTQAILARHYVSGGLKEKAESMLKEMEGGNLKEHRWACQVLLPLYAELGKGDEVERVWKFCEAKPRLDECAAAIEAWGKLNKIEEAEAVFDRMLKTWKKLSSRHYSALLKVYANHKMLAKGKDLVKQMADSGCRIGPFTWDALIKLHVEVGELEKADSILQKAAQQNQQKPMFSSYMAIMEQYAKQGDIHNTEKLFHRMRQDGYVSRFRQFQTLIQAYIKAKAPAYGIRERMKADNIFPNKALAAELVHVDPFRKTTVSDLLD